One region of Deinococcus detaillensis genomic DNA includes:
- a CDS encoding FadR/GntR family transcriptional regulator → MTVYPVKRQKIPQSVADELLALIVRCEMLPGQKLPPERVLAGQLGVSRASLRDALARLEVLGHIGVRQGEGTFVQQPDAATLCLPFQGLLTRLPPQARDLLAFRQMIEPEVAALAALHASAAQIAAINDCLERQETAKQSQQPLGAEDLVFHALIAQASGNSVVVAALNTLQHLLLHLRERLLVGTQPGLTVQQHRDIFEAIAARSPERARLTMSTHLDSVIRTAPDAYSSTGGSTHA, encoded by the coding sequence GTGACGGTCTACCCGGTCAAACGACAAAAAATCCCTCAAAGCGTAGCTGATGAACTGCTCGCGCTGATTGTGCGCTGTGAGATGCTGCCCGGCCAGAAATTGCCGCCGGAGCGGGTGCTGGCTGGGCAACTCGGCGTTTCGCGGGCCAGTTTGCGCGACGCTCTGGCGCGTTTGGAAGTGCTGGGCCATATTGGCGTGCGGCAAGGCGAGGGCACTTTCGTGCAGCAGCCCGACGCGGCCACATTGTGCTTGCCGTTTCAGGGCCTGCTGACCCGCCTGCCGCCGCAGGCCCGCGATCTGCTGGCGTTCCGGCAGATGATCGAGCCGGAGGTGGCCGCCCTCGCCGCGCTCCATGCCAGCGCCGCGCAGATTGCAGCCATCAACGACTGCTTGGAGCGTCAGGAGACGGCCAAGCAGTCCCAGCAGCCACTGGGCGCGGAGGACTTGGTCTTTCACGCCCTGATTGCCCAGGCGTCGGGCAACAGCGTGGTGGTGGCGGCGCTGAACACCTTGCAGCACCTGCTGCTTCATCTGCGCGAGCGCCTGCTGGTGGGAACCCAGCCCGGCCTGACCGTGCAGCAGCACCGCGACATCTTTGAAGCCATCGCCGCCCGCTCGCCCGAACGGGCCCGCCTCACCATGTCCACTCACCTGGACAGCGTCATTCGCACCGCCCCCGACGCCTATTCATCTACTGGAGGTTCTACTCATGCCTAA